From a region of the Paenibacillus sp. R14(2021) genome:
- the rapZ gene encoding RNase adapter RapZ, whose amino-acid sequence MDAGTAMAKLVIITGMSGAGKTIAVQSLEDLGFFCVDNLPPVLIPKFAELIEQSNGKIGKVALVIDLRGREFFTALSESLSYVKEHYTIGYEILFLDATDGVLVQRYKESRRLHPLAPEGLPLEGIKLERRLLEDLKGWATQIIDTSSLKPAQLKERIMSRFTNADFNTISVNVTSFGFKYGIPIDADLIYDVRFLPNPHYIDHLRPNTGQDPEVYEYVMKWPETQAFLVKLLDMLQFLIPLYRKEGKSQVVIGIGCTGGKHRSVAIAEYLGRMLGSSDTELVRVSHRDSDRDRS is encoded by the coding sequence ATGGATGCGGGAACGGCAATGGCAAAGCTGGTCATCATTACAGGCATGTCCGGCGCGGGGAAGACGATTGCGGTGCAAAGCCTGGAAGATTTGGGCTTCTTCTGCGTCGATAACTTACCACCGGTACTTATTCCAAAGTTTGCAGAGCTGATCGAACAATCGAATGGCAAAATCGGCAAAGTAGCGCTCGTCATCGATCTGCGCGGGCGCGAGTTTTTCACGGCATTATCGGAATCGCTTAGCTACGTGAAGGAACACTATACTATCGGGTATGAGATTTTGTTTCTGGATGCGACCGACGGCGTACTTGTGCAGCGCTATAAGGAGAGCCGCCGGCTTCACCCGCTGGCACCGGAAGGACTTCCACTCGAGGGGATCAAGCTGGAACGCCGGCTGCTCGAGGATCTGAAGGGCTGGGCGACGCAAATTATCGATACCAGCAGCTTGAAGCCGGCCCAGCTGAAAGAGCGGATCATGTCCCGCTTTACGAATGCGGATTTTAATACGATTTCGGTGAATGTCACTTCCTTCGGATTCAAATACGGGATCCCTATTGATGCGGATTTGATTTATGACGTACGCTTTCTGCCGAATCCGCACTACATCGACCACCTGCGCCCCAATACAGGTCAGGACCCTGAAGTTTACGAGTATGTCATGAAATGGCCGGAAACGCAGGCCTTTCTCGTGAAGCTGCTGGATATGCTTCAGTTCTTGATTCCGTTGTACCGGAAGGAAGGCAAGAGCCAAGTCGTAATTGGGATCGGCTGTACCGGCGGCAAGCACCGTTCAGTCGCAATTGCGGAATATTTGGGACGGATGCTTGGCAGCAGTGATACGGAGCTCGTTCGCGTCAGTCATCGAGATTCAGATCGTGATCGGAGCTGA